In the genome of Oceaniferula marina, one region contains:
- the nrdD gene encoding anaerobic ribonucleoside-triphosphate reductase, which produces MSALSSKQLQEKQQFFNQYIEAGNAADGSEHDPNANVTHKNIATLENELFKDYFRQINRGMLQEKIASMFGQDLADEYVRQLDAREIYAHDETSIKPYCASITLYPFLMDGLTKLGGESKAPQHLESFCGSFINLVFAVSSQFAGALATVEFLLYFDHFAAREFGDAYLETHRERIDGYFQHVVYSINQPAACRGYQSVFWNISVYDQYYFESLFGDFVFPNGDVPDYARLQVLQEHFLSWFNHERTRSVLTFPVVTAAILNENEQAKDREFSAMLARQMSDGNSFFIYQSESADSLASCCRLRNEITDTSFSYSLGAGGVSTGSLNVITLNMNRLVQNGSDLKEQIEKIHRYQVAYRTLLEEMLQNGMLPVYDAGFISMEKQFLTIGVNGLLESAEYLGLGPENQSGYIDYLQQQLGTIYRLNREASEQYGCRFNTEMIPAETLGVRNADWDRADGLEVPRDCYNSYFYRVEDEHASILDKMVLHGRQVVDYLDGGSALHLNLHEHPNQDACMKLIDVAAKLGCNYWCINVRSTICDDCGYIAKETVVKCPSCASTNLCYATRIIGYLKRVDHFSSPRQKEAAVRYYEKRKVS; this is translated from the coding sequence ATGAGTGCACTCAGCAGCAAGCAATTACAGGAGAAACAACAATTTTTTAATCAATACATCGAAGCAGGTAATGCGGCGGACGGTTCGGAGCATGACCCGAATGCCAATGTGACGCACAAGAATATTGCGACCTTAGAGAATGAATTGTTCAAAGATTATTTTCGGCAGATTAACCGCGGGATGCTGCAGGAAAAGATTGCCTCGATGTTTGGACAGGATCTGGCGGATGAGTATGTGAGGCAGCTGGATGCTCGTGAAATCTATGCGCACGATGAAACCAGTATCAAACCGTACTGTGCATCGATTACGCTTTATCCATTTCTGATGGATGGCCTGACAAAGCTCGGTGGGGAGTCGAAGGCTCCTCAGCATCTGGAGAGTTTTTGTGGAAGTTTTATTAACCTGGTGTTTGCGGTCTCAAGCCAGTTTGCCGGGGCCTTGGCAACGGTTGAGTTTTTATTGTACTTCGATCACTTTGCAGCGCGTGAGTTTGGTGATGCTTATCTTGAAACGCATCGTGAGCGGATCGACGGCTATTTCCAGCATGTGGTCTATTCGATCAATCAGCCGGCGGCTTGCCGCGGCTACCAGAGTGTGTTTTGGAATATCTCCGTGTATGACCAGTATTACTTTGAATCATTATTTGGAGATTTTGTATTCCCCAATGGGGATGTGCCGGATTACGCACGCTTGCAGGTGCTTCAGGAGCATTTTTTGTCCTGGTTCAACCATGAACGAACGAGGTCAGTTCTGACCTTCCCCGTTGTGACGGCGGCGATCTTAAATGAAAACGAACAAGCGAAGGATCGTGAGTTTTCCGCGATGCTGGCCCGGCAGATGAGTGATGGGAATAGCTTTTTTATCTATCAGTCGGAGAGTGCGGACAGCCTCGCCTCCTGCTGCCGACTGCGTAACGAGATCACCGATACTTCGTTTTCTTACAGCCTAGGGGCCGGAGGGGTCAGTACCGGGTCACTCAATGTGATCACCCTGAATATGAACCGCTTGGTTCAGAACGGAAGTGATCTCAAAGAACAGATAGAAAAAATTCATCGCTACCAAGTGGCTTATCGCACCTTGCTTGAGGAGATGTTGCAGAACGGGATGCTACCCGTGTATGACGCCGGGTTTATCAGCATGGAAAAACAATTCCTGACGATTGGAGTGAATGGGTTGTTAGAATCGGCTGAATACCTTGGCTTGGGGCCGGAGAATCAGTCCGGTTACATTGATTACCTACAGCAGCAGTTGGGCACGATTTACCGACTGAACCGTGAGGCCTCGGAGCAGTATGGGTGTCGATTCAATACCGAGATGATTCCGGCGGAAACGTTGGGGGTGAGGAACGCGGACTGGGATCGGGCTGATGGTTTGGAAGTTCCTCGCGATTGTTACAACAGCTATTTTTACCGGGTGGAAGATGAACACGCGAGTATTCTCGACAAGATGGTGTTGCATGGTCGCCAGGTGGTGGATTATCTGGATGGAGGTAGTGCGCTTCACCTTAATCTTCACGAACACCCGAACCAGGACGCCTGTATGAAGTTGATTGATGTCGCGGCGAAGTTAGGCTGTAACTATTGGTGTATCAATGTGCGCAGCACGATTTGTGACGATTGTGGTTATATCGCAAAGGAGACGGTGGTGAAGTGCCCCTCATGTGCCTCGACGAATCTTTGTTATGCCACCCGGATCATTGGCTATTTGAAGCGGGTTGATCATTTCAGTTCACCGCGTCAAAAAGAAGCGGCGGTGCGGTATTACGAAAAGCGTAAGGTGTCATGA
- the nrdG gene encoding anaerobic ribonucleoside-triphosphate reductase activating protein, translated as MNFSYPQVVMQEIPGEISLALSISGCPVRCPGCHSPFTWNPSYGEPLDERVLTGFLDRYQGMISCVLFYGGEWEKDTLMAHLRVIRERGLLTALYTGRDQVEDELAIMLDYVKLGPWIAERGGLDSEDTNQRLIDLRTGQCLNHHFLETKPASERMRLAS; from the coding sequence ATGAACTTTAGTTATCCACAGGTTGTAATGCAGGAAATTCCGGGAGAAATATCCCTGGCTCTTTCGATCTCGGGTTGTCCTGTAAGGTGTCCGGGATGTCACAGTCCCTTTACCTGGAACCCGTCCTATGGAGAGCCTCTGGATGAGCGGGTTTTAACCGGTTTTTTGGATCGTTACCAAGGGATGATCAGCTGTGTGTTGTTTTATGGCGGCGAGTGGGAAAAGGACACTCTGATGGCTCATTTACGTGTGATTAGGGAGCGTGGATTACTAACGGCTCTCTACACCGGGCGCGACCAGGTAGAGGACGAATTGGCTATTATGTTAGATTACGTCAAATTGGGGCCGTGGATCGCGGAGAGAGGGGGGCTGGATTCTGAGGATACGAACCAGCGATTGATTGATTTACGAACCGGGCAGTGTTTGAACCACCATTTCCTGGAAACAAAACCCGCAAGCGAGCGAATGCGACTCGCTAGTTAG
- a CDS encoding aspartate:alanine exchanger family transporter — protein MNAIDSFVSGLFDYPLMHHPVFVLFSVIAIGLILGRISLYGVSLGSAAVMFVALIYGHYDVEISQTVTSVGLVLFVYCVGIGAGSRFFSTLKQTGVQLAIISCAVVFAGGVSAALAATVFGISPSVAAGIFAGALTSTPGLAAAQEHFTAGADQSLVSAGYAIAYPFGVVGTVLFVQMWPRLRKKDLQKIGEKVDAEQSQAKKIVPVLVKMTNPKFVDRPIDQLRILDHLHCRITRIMKDGVLVPIEHGATLQLGQLLWVVGREDDIEAMLDALGEREEAPVIINSDMERRTLVVTNRAFANKSLSQLRLLRDHGVSVSRIRRYEYELIPNENTELSIGDQLVTVGNTENLEKFSKTVGHRPSIIDATDLLSLTLGIAIGVLVGMIPLGGFKLGLAGGPLLVSLLLGHFGRIGAVAGYVPRPTRLLLRELGLCLFLAGAGIKGGASFVDTLQAQGGGIFVVGVIATLAPIVVGYFIATAVYKFNILTSLGGVCGAMTSTPALGAISSKTDSQAPIVSYASAYPAALLLMVVGVNLLLAIMSSLS, from the coding sequence ATGAATGCGATCGACTCTTTCGTTTCGGGCCTGTTTGACTACCCCCTGATGCATCACCCTGTGTTTGTTCTCTTCAGCGTGATTGCGATTGGCCTGATTCTTGGCCGCATCTCCCTGTATGGCGTCAGTCTGGGAAGTGCTGCGGTGATGTTTGTCGCTCTGATCTACGGTCATTACGATGTGGAAATCAGCCAGACGGTCACCAGTGTCGGTTTGGTTTTGTTTGTTTATTGTGTGGGGATTGGTGCCGGTTCCCGCTTTTTCAGCACCTTGAAGCAGACCGGGGTTCAGCTAGCCATCATCTCCTGTGCCGTGGTCTTTGCCGGAGGGGTCTCAGCAGCCTTGGCGGCAACGGTCTTTGGCATTTCACCCAGCGTGGCTGCCGGCATCTTTGCCGGAGCCCTGACCAGCACCCCGGGCCTGGCAGCGGCCCAAGAACACTTCACAGCCGGCGCAGATCAAAGTCTCGTCTCAGCCGGCTACGCCATCGCCTACCCATTCGGCGTGGTGGGCACGGTTCTCTTCGTCCAGATGTGGCCTCGACTCCGGAAAAAGGACCTGCAAAAAATTGGTGAGAAGGTCGATGCCGAACAATCCCAGGCAAAAAAAATCGTCCCCGTGCTCGTCAAAATGACCAACCCAAAGTTTGTTGATCGCCCGATTGACCAATTACGCATCCTCGACCACCTGCACTGCCGGATCACCCGGATCATGAAAGACGGTGTGCTCGTCCCCATCGAACACGGAGCCACACTGCAGCTCGGCCAATTACTCTGGGTGGTGGGACGCGAGGACGACATCGAAGCCATGCTCGATGCCCTCGGTGAACGTGAGGAAGCACCCGTCATTATCAACTCTGACATGGAACGCCGCACCCTGGTGGTCACCAACCGCGCCTTCGCCAATAAGTCCCTCTCCCAACTCCGGCTCCTGCGCGACCACGGAGTCTCGGTCTCCCGCATCCGAAGATACGAATACGAACTCATCCCCAACGAAAACACCGAACTCAGCATCGGTGACCAGCTGGTCACAGTGGGCAACACCGAGAACCTCGAAAAATTTTCCAAAACGGTTGGCCACCGCCCTTCGATCATCGACGCCACCGACCTGCTTTCCCTGACTCTTGGCATCGCCATCGGTGTGCTCGTCGGCATGATTCCATTAGGAGGCTTCAAGCTCGGCCTCGCAGGTGGCCCGCTGCTGGTATCCCTCCTGCTCGGCCACTTCGGTCGGATTGGAGCGGTTGCCGGATATGTCCCGCGCCCCACCCGCTTGCTGCTACGTGAACTCGGACTTTGCCTCTTCCTCGCAGGTGCCGGGATCAAAGGCGGAGCCAGCTTCGTCGATACCCTGCAAGCCCAGGGCGGCGGCATCTTTGTGGTCGGCGTGATTGCCACTCTAGCCCCCATCGTCGTCGGTTACTTCATTGCGACCGCGGTCTATAAGTTCAATATCCTGACTTCACTTGGTGGCGTCTGCGGAGCGATGACCTCGACCCCGGCGCTGGGTGCGATCTCCTCGAAGACCGACTCCCAGGCACCCATCGTGAGCTACGCCAGTGCCTACCCCGCAGCGCTACTGCTGATGGTGGTGGGAGTCAACCTCCTGCTCGCCATTATGAGCAGCCTCAGTTAG
- a CDS encoding prolyl oligopeptidase family serine peptidase, protein MILSVLTPVDADEEGSEQGKWKDLRRMSDAAQAKTSFLNPEYVCLRLQHDAKEKPALLIYLHGSGGRGDEINKIQRQVAPLCRGVQRYVSSPCVVVAPQCLSKRVNGESSTWTPEDLNVFLADLKTSLSFDEKRVYLTGNSMGGYGCWVWAAHHPELFAAVAPVSGGIGRKGPKDVSPELDNWVVNLAKVPVFAFVGAQDRVVPAERSQRLIAAIQKAGGKQARLKVFPEEGHNARRLVYGKEELYRWMFSLSKPERDNDAKGK, encoded by the coding sequence ATGATATTGTCCGTTCTGACTCCGGTAGATGCCGATGAGGAGGGCTCGGAGCAAGGGAAATGGAAGGATCTGCGCCGGATGAGTGATGCGGCTCAAGCGAAGACGTCGTTTTTAAATCCCGAATATGTCTGTCTTCGTTTGCAGCATGATGCGAAGGAAAAGCCGGCACTGTTGATTTACTTGCACGGCAGCGGTGGACGTGGCGATGAGATTAACAAAATTCAGCGCCAGGTGGCGCCACTGTGCCGGGGAGTGCAGCGATACGTTTCATCTCCCTGTGTGGTGGTCGCTCCCCAGTGTCTGTCAAAAAGGGTAAACGGAGAATCATCGACATGGACCCCGGAGGATCTCAATGTGTTTTTGGCTGACTTGAAAACCAGTCTGTCCTTTGACGAAAAGCGTGTTTATCTAACGGGCAACAGTATGGGAGGATACGGCTGCTGGGTTTGGGCGGCCCATCATCCGGAGCTCTTTGCCGCGGTGGCTCCCGTTTCCGGAGGGATTGGTCGCAAGGGACCAAAGGATGTGAGCCCGGAGCTCGACAACTGGGTGGTGAATCTCGCCAAGGTGCCGGTCTTTGCCTTTGTAGGGGCGCAGGACCGGGTGGTGCCAGCCGAGCGATCTCAACGCCTGATCGCAGCCATACAAAAAGCGGGTGGCAAGCAGGCAAGGTTAAAGGTTTTTCCCGAGGAGGGGCACAATGCCAGACGATTGGTCTACGGCAAGGAAGAGCTTTATCGTTGGATGTTTTCCCTCTCCAAACCTGAGAGGGACAACGACGCTAAGGGGAAATAA
- a CDS encoding VIT domain-containing protein produces MKFIFTLILLGLTPLLQAALPTMWVKDKGGRVPLKIDHIHAEVRVVQDLAETTLTLRFRNETKRMQEGEFVLPLPEGATVSGYALEINGELRNGVAVEKLQARHAYESIKRQMIDPGLVEREANNTYRTKVFPIPAEGTKRVRISYTETLREHDKQLLYTLPTQTPGAVDTFICDVHFEQSKTPQIDTPSLEFETISDTHLQAKAEHITLKDPIKIQCPQDQSSVVITGEYDDQTYLYLRYKPMDDIRDMPRKAVQHIHLIWDASDSRRTQNHQAELALLDAYFQKLAEQGPVKVSLQFLRNRLIDAGSFTIQDGQWKTLRDTLEKTFYDGSTHRNAFAEHQPAAELTMVFTDVNRSKQALPLQVKVQPNTFIFHCGQGHTFSSSELSEGVTNIQLEEKPHRGNINKALHQLTHTAFKIESIELEGSQLIACLRSMQQSQALVGTIPGKPTKQIKIIWKNGNGQTIEQPLSTTVVRDISQGDVTLQNAHMLERLFAQERLNQLERTLSRPVDIIKHCRRYGLVSDHTSLIVLERFEDYVRYNIPPPEPALRKKWETQRQQFEQQKTKTTSQTDGLPTRLHRAWQLHLQWHLRTFPWRSKVLQNHLRQSSLWLDACKSLFQPEDLDSHSHGIIETWHQQTFRFIRNAHQIRDNASHQQWKRQQDQLIREWAKFPTLEVKRKPGQALAVSIRGLVQHPDTYRLSGKLTLKQAITRAGGLHPAGNLQYISLYRNAHATTYNLLSQHYQDIPLQPGDMVVASPIPWEHYSDDPFGAFSPQPARDPSRAPAISHTPKVSGDDFDGSSDDGSSDDPFGGGDHRKKYSPTKGDIRILPPLAPAFDKKRLLAFERALKQKTNEQQAYDSWKKLKQKHALPAPIYLEAARILARNQHQELAIQVLSNLREHPNEAAENPRAWAYLLGAIGRFDLALPILRQLQQSHPDTIQNQLDLIRYRQKVQPDRPAAFWAKQYHELVTSLPASNRTSDAKVLALALIERNAYLKRPLPEPAPDYSNNLSSDLRIVVYPSNPEAKLQVKVKEPVDDHTSRWHDSIQGGRLHYASSIQEYRLRHAMPGKYQLSCTSRQPLTLQIAIYTHWGKPNQACHWTTVTLNESSSWTPVAECDLSYDEEEK; encoded by the coding sequence ATGAAATTCATCTTCACCCTTATTCTTCTCGGACTCACCCCCCTCCTGCAGGCTGCCCTGCCCACGATGTGGGTGAAGGATAAAGGAGGTCGAGTTCCGTTAAAAATCGATCACATCCACGCTGAAGTCCGCGTGGTTCAGGACCTGGCGGAAACGACGCTGACACTCCGATTCCGCAACGAGACCAAGCGCATGCAGGAGGGAGAATTTGTGCTTCCCCTTCCGGAAGGGGCCACGGTTTCTGGCTATGCCTTGGAAATCAATGGCGAGTTACGCAACGGCGTCGCCGTAGAAAAACTTCAGGCACGCCACGCCTACGAATCCATCAAACGCCAGATGATCGACCCCGGCCTCGTCGAACGTGAAGCCAACAACACCTACCGCACCAAGGTCTTTCCCATCCCAGCCGAAGGAACCAAACGTGTCCGAATTTCCTACACCGAAACCCTCCGGGAACATGACAAGCAACTGCTTTACACGCTGCCAACCCAAACCCCGGGAGCCGTCGATACCTTCATCTGCGACGTTCACTTCGAACAATCGAAAACACCTCAAATCGACACCCCATCTCTGGAATTTGAAACCATCAGCGACACGCACCTCCAAGCCAAAGCCGAGCACATCACCCTGAAGGATCCCATCAAGATCCAATGCCCACAGGATCAATCCAGTGTTGTGATCACCGGCGAATATGACGACCAAACCTACCTCTACTTGCGCTATAAACCCATGGATGACATTCGGGACATGCCGCGCAAAGCCGTGCAACACATCCATCTCATCTGGGATGCCTCGGACTCGCGTCGCACTCAGAACCATCAGGCTGAACTGGCTCTGCTGGATGCCTATTTCCAAAAGTTGGCAGAACAAGGCCCCGTCAAGGTCAGCCTGCAATTCCTCCGCAACCGACTGATCGACGCCGGTAGCTTCACCATTCAAGACGGCCAATGGAAAACCCTGCGCGACACCTTGGAAAAAACATTCTACGACGGCTCAACCCATCGTAACGCCTTCGCCGAACATCAACCAGCAGCCGAGCTCACGATGGTTTTTACCGATGTCAATCGCTCCAAGCAAGCCCTGCCGCTGCAAGTCAAGGTCCAGCCTAACACCTTTATCTTCCACTGTGGTCAAGGGCATACTTTTTCCTCATCCGAACTCAGCGAAGGTGTCACAAACATCCAGCTGGAGGAAAAACCACATCGTGGCAACATCAACAAAGCGCTGCACCAACTCACCCATACCGCCTTTAAGATCGAATCCATCGAGCTCGAGGGGTCCCAGCTCATCGCCTGCCTTCGGAGCATGCAGCAGTCACAGGCATTGGTCGGCACCATCCCGGGCAAGCCGACCAAACAAATCAAGATCATCTGGAAAAACGGCAACGGACAAACCATCGAACAACCACTATCCACCACCGTCGTCAGAGACATCTCTCAGGGAGACGTGACCCTACAAAACGCCCACATGCTCGAGCGGCTCTTCGCACAAGAACGTCTGAACCAACTGGAACGCACACTCAGCCGTCCCGTGGACATCATCAAGCACTGCCGCCGATACGGGCTCGTCAGCGATCACACCTCACTCATCGTTTTGGAACGATTCGAAGACTACGTCCGCTACAATATCCCGCCACCGGAACCCGCGCTTCGCAAAAAATGGGAAACCCAACGCCAACAATTTGAGCAGCAGAAAACAAAAACCACCTCCCAGACCGACGGCTTACCAACCCGACTGCACCGCGCATGGCAACTCCATCTGCAGTGGCACCTACGCACCTTCCCCTGGCGCTCCAAGGTACTGCAAAACCACCTCAGACAGAGCTCTCTCTGGCTCGATGCCTGCAAGTCTCTGTTCCAGCCGGAAGACCTCGACTCCCACAGCCACGGCATCATCGAAACCTGGCATCAACAAACCTTCCGCTTCATCCGCAATGCGCACCAGATCCGGGACAATGCCAGCCACCAACAGTGGAAACGCCAACAAGACCAACTGATCCGTGAGTGGGCCAAGTTTCCAACACTTGAGGTCAAACGAAAACCCGGTCAAGCACTCGCCGTTTCCATCCGCGGTCTGGTCCAACATCCTGACACCTACCGCCTGTCTGGCAAACTCACACTGAAACAAGCCATCACCCGGGCCGGCGGACTACACCCGGCAGGCAACCTGCAGTACATCAGCCTTTACCGTAATGCCCACGCCACCACCTACAACCTACTCAGCCAGCACTACCAGGATATCCCCCTGCAGCCAGGCGATATGGTTGTCGCCTCCCCGATCCCCTGGGAGCATTACTCCGACGATCCCTTTGGCGCCTTCAGCCCGCAACCCGCCCGTGACCCATCCCGGGCACCCGCGATCTCCCACACCCCGAAGGTGAGCGGCGACGATTTCGATGGTAGCTCAGACGACGGAAGTTCAGATGACCCCTTTGGCGGAGGCGATCACCGTAAAAAATACAGCCCTACCAAAGGAGACATTCGAATCCTACCACCACTCGCACCCGCATTTGATAAAAAACGACTGCTCGCTTTCGAACGCGCACTCAAACAAAAAACGAACGAGCAACAAGCATACGATTCCTGGAAAAAGCTTAAACAAAAGCACGCGCTTCCGGCACCCATCTATCTCGAGGCCGCCCGCATCCTTGCACGTAACCAACATCAGGAACTCGCGATCCAAGTGCTCTCCAACCTCCGTGAACACCCGAACGAAGCTGCAGAAAACCCACGCGCATGGGCCTACCTGCTCGGAGCAATCGGCAGATTCGATCTCGCACTCCCGATCTTGCGCCAACTTCAACAGTCGCACCCCGACACCATTCAGAACCAGCTCGACCTGATCCGCTACCGACAAAAAGTCCAGCCGGACAGACCCGCTGCATTCTGGGCCAAGCAATACCACGAGCTGGTGACATCCCTCCCTGCTTCCAATCGAACAAGCGATGCAAAAGTCCTCGCACTGGCACTCATCGAACGCAACGCCTACCTCAAGCGACCATTGCCAGAACCCGCACCCGATTACTCCAACAACCTGAGCAGCGACCTGCGAATCGTCGTTTACCCCAGCAACCCAGAAGCCAAACTACAAGTCAAAGTGAAGGAGCCTGTCGATGACCACACCAGCCGATGGCACGACTCGATCCAGGGCGGCCGACTTCACTACGCCTCCAGCATCCAGGAGTATCGACTGAGGCACGCGATGCCCGGTAAGTATCAGCTCAGCTGCACCAGCAGACAGCCACTCACCCTGCAAATCGCCATTTACACCCACTGGGGAAAACCCAATCAAGCATGCCACTGGACAACGGTTACTTTAAACGAATCCAGCTCTTGGACGCCTGTCGCTGAGTGTGATCTAAGCTACGATGAAGAAGAAAAATAA